The genomic stretch CCAACTCTCCCCATATTAGCCACTGGGAGATATTTTTTTTTAAGATATAAAAATGGTCGTTTATATAGATTGTGGCAAATCGTTGATGAAATATAATTTTTTAATTCAACTGTTTTCGTATAAAAAAAATGGTTTTTAACGGGTTGTTTTTGGCATTTTATTTGCGCAATACGGGACATTGCAAAACCAACTATTATGATAATCATGAAAAGTACAATGAAAAACTGCGCCAAATGGATAATGCCCTTAAGTCTTGGGCTTGTAATGATGGCCTGCTCTGATGATGAAGAAACACCCAAAGAGGGGTACAGTCAGGTAACCTTGAAATCTACAGCTGAGGGCAATTCGGAATCCACTTCAGAAAACAACCGAGTGGATGTAAGCGGAATGAGCATTACTTCATTTCAGGTGGGAACCCGGGATATGGAGATGAAGTATGTGTCTCAGGCGGGGATCGATGCCGGGATCAGCATTGGCAACGGCATTCTGGAGACTAATATCAGTGCCGAACTGGGGAGCCAGGTCTCGCAGGAGAAAAGCCTCACCCTTGTGGCTGATGGCGAATCCCAGGTATCGGTCATCGGTGAAGGAGAGACGCCAAACGGAAGTTACACAGAGGTGATTTTCAAACTTTACCAGCACTCCGAAGCCAGTGCCGAAAGTGAAATGAAGGACAAATCCATGCTCATCCAAGGTGAAGTGGAAGGGAAATCCACTCAAGTGTGGTTTGCGGCTGAGAAGCAGCTGAGGGCTGTGGCCGAATCGTCTCAGGGGTATGAAGTGAATGGCAATACTGACATGACAGTGGTATTTGATCTGGAAGCAATGTTTGCCGGTGTGGAAATGGATGCTGCCTTGGATGCCAATGCCGATGGCGTCGTGGAGATCGGCCCGGATAATGTGGACGGCAATGCCGCCCTTTACAGCAAGATTGAGAGCAATATAGAAAGTGCGATAGTACTTAAAAATCAATAATTGGATAATCGGTTTTTTAACACACCAGACCAGAGACCGGTAATTTTGCCGGTCTCTTTGTATTTGTGCATTATTTGCCTTTTTTTGTTTCCTCAATTATACTAACTGTTGACTTTATGAAAGATCCCAAGACGCTCAGTGCCGTAGCGGCATTTCACGAAACCTTTAAACATCCAATTCTAGAAGTGCCTACTATTCCAGATGAGAAGCGGTCCAAACTCAGGGTTTCCCTGATTGCCGAAGAGCTGAAGGAATTGGAAGAAGCCATCAAAAATGATGACCTTGTAGAGGTAGCGGATGCCTTATGTGACATACAGTATGTATTGGCAGGTGCTGTGCTGGAGTTTGGGCTGGCGGATAAGTTCAAGGAGTTATTTGATGAAGTGCAGCGCTCCAATATGAGCAAGGCCTGTAAGTCTGTCGAAGAAGTTGAGGCCACCCTTTCCCATTACCAAAATCAAGGTGTCGAATGTTATTATGAACAAGAGGGAGACCTTTATCTGGTATTCAGAAAGGAAGATCGCAAAACCTTGAAGTCGGTCAACTATTCTCCAGCAGACCTCAAGGGCATTCTTTCAAAATAGGCCTATACGCCAAAATCACTTTTACTAACCATTAACACCACTTAATGATGATCTGTTCTTCTAAATCCATGTATGCGCTGGTATGTGGTTTATTAATAGCTTTTAGCAGCTATGGCCAAGAAAGGGCCAGAGATTATGGTTTTACCTTTGGTGTATTAGTACCAGGAAAATGGAATGCCATCACCGATGTAACGGGTGTGAAAGTGGGGCATCAGACACTGGTCAACGGTGATAGTGTTCGTACCGGAGTAACCGCTATTTTGCCCCATGGGGGCAATGTTTTTCAGGAAAAAGTACCCGGAGCAGTGTATGTGGGCAATGGCTTTGGCAAGTTGGCGGGCACTACGCAGGTGGAAGAATTGGGGAATATCGAAACGCCAATCGTGCTGACCAATACCCTGAGCGTGGCCGCAGGGATCGAAGGCGTGATCGACTATACATTTTCCAACCCAGAAAATGCTAATGTCCGGTCCGTCAATGCTGTAGTGGGAGAGACCAACGACGGTTATCTCAATGACATTCGTGGTCGTCATGTAAAACCAGCCGATGTCGTCACAGCCATCCAATCTGCCCGGTCAGGGGAAGTGAAGGAAGGGAATGTCGGCGCCGGAACAGGCACCATCTGCTTCGGCTTCAAAGGCGGAATTGGTACTGCGTCCAGAAAGCTGCCTACTGAGATGGGAGGGTACACTGTAGGCGTTCTGGTTCAGACCAATTTTGGAGGAGTCCTGCAAGTCGATGGGCTTCCCGTGGGAAAGGAGCTTGGCCAATATGCATTTAAAAACCAACTGGAATCGGCTGATGGCTCTTGTATGATCGTCGTGGCCACCAATGCACCTGTCCATGCCCGCAACCTAAAACGAATGGCGAAAAGGGCCATTATGGGGTTGGCCAAAACCGGTGGAATTGCCTCCAATGGCTCTGGAGATTACGTAGTGGCTTTTTCTACCGCTGAAAGCTT from Echinicola soli encodes the following:
- a CDS encoding pyrophosphohydrolase domain-containing protein, encoding MKDPKTLSAVAAFHETFKHPILEVPTIPDEKRSKLRVSLIAEELKELEEAIKNDDLVEVADALCDIQYVLAGAVLEFGLADKFKELFDEVQRSNMSKACKSVEEVEATLSHYQNQGVECYYEQEGDLYLVFRKEDRKTLKSVNYSPADLKGILSK
- a CDS encoding P1 family peptidase is translated as MICSSKSMYALVCGLLIAFSSYGQERARDYGFTFGVLVPGKWNAITDVTGVKVGHQTLVNGDSVRTGVTAILPHGGNVFQEKVPGAVYVGNGFGKLAGTTQVEELGNIETPIVLTNTLSVAAGIEGVIDYTFSNPENANVRSVNAVVGETNDGYLNDIRGRHVKPADVVTAIQSARSGEVKEGNVGAGTGTICFGFKGGIGTASRKLPTEMGGYTVGVLVQTNFGGVLQVDGLPVGKELGQYAFKNQLESADGSCMIVVATNAPVHARNLKRMAKRAIMGLAKTGGIASNGSGDYVVAFSTAESLRIPYDSNGEERLSMEVINNDYMSGLFLATIEATEEAIINSLFAAETMKGYQGREIERLPVEKVLEIKSGSDR